The genomic region CAAGCAGAGCCATGCATTGGAGATTTATGTTTCCAAATTCCATAAGCAGATCCAGCCATTCCTCAACGGTATGATCCTCGCCTATGGTCTTCATCCCTTTAAAGAACCAGTTCATTACTTCTTCGTTTTCTTTACCAAGCACGTGGGCGTGGTAAGCATATGCCGCCATTCCGCGGATGCCCAGAAGCAGTGTGGAACGGAAAGAAACGATGTCGACATTGCCGTTCCATAAATCCCGCATGTTGAAGTTTTCGGCGCCGCCGAGCCTGTTTTTTTCTTTCTCGACTTCTTCAATGAGCTCATTTATCCTTTTTTCGTCAAAATTCACATTCGTAACAGTGGCAAAAAGCGATTTAATCATAAGGACGGCGGTGTCTCTGCCGGGGGATTTTCCGCCTGCGGCGCGTGCAAGGCCTATCAATGCACAGGTAAGTTTATCCTGAGCAATGGCAACTTCGGGTTTTTTGCCGCACACACCTGTTTTTACACATCCTTTTCCGCCTGCGGTCTGTTCACACTGAAAACAGAACATTGACATAGATATTTCCTCCTTTATTGAATGAATTTTAAATATTGCTTGATTTACGCGTTTCATTGTAATATATTTAAAGAAACAAATCGGTAGCCGTGGCTACAAAATGAGGTGGTTGTTATAAAAAACAAATGGGAGGATGTACTGGCAAGTTCGCTGTTATTTTCGGATATTGAAAAGGAAGACATAGGTAAAATGCTTGCATGTTTGAATCCGAAGGAAGAGTCTTTCGTCCGGGGTGAGTTTGTCGCACAGGCAGGACAGCCGATGAGAGGCTTGGGGCTGCTTGTGGACGGGAGTCTGTCGGTAATTAAGGAGAGTGTAAACGGGAACAGAATAATAATGAATATACTGAAACCCGGCGACCTGTTTGGTGAAATGGCGGTTTTTTCGAACAAAAAGATATGGCCCGCAAGCATTTCAGCATTGGTTCTTTCAACCGTTCTTTTCATTTCCCCGGACAAAATAGTGGGAAGATGTTCAAATGCCTGTTCGTTTCATAAGCAGCTGACGATGAATATGCTGAAAATACTGTCGGAAAAGGCCATGCACCTGAACAGAAAGGTTGAGTATATGTCCATTCGCGGAATGCGGGAAAAGCTCTGTACGTTTTTCTGGGAGCTGTCCAGGGAGCAGGGCAGTTTATTGATAAAAATACCGATGAAACGTAACGAAATGGCCGACTTTTTAAACATTTCAAGGCCGTCTATGTCAAGGGAAATGGGAAGAATGCGCGATGAAGGAATTATTGACTTTCACCTGTCAACGGTGAAAATTCTGGATCCTGAAAAACTGGCGGAATATGTCCGGTAAATTGGCAGACCGAACTGCGGCAATAACCTCAGTTGTTTAAAGACAGCCTTATTGTGGAAATACATAAAAAAGACGGGTATAATTATTGTAATAATCATCTTTTTATGGGATGTAACGTGAAACGGAGAGGATTGCTATGAAAAACATACCATTATATGAGGTAAGGCCGATTTCCACGCTAAAGGACATGCTTGAAAGCAGTGCCAGGTTATACGCGGATAAGGCTGCTTTTCTTGTTAAAACAGAAGAAGGTGGTTCATACAAGCCGATAACCTTTGAACAGTATTTGAACGACGTGAATGCACTGGGGACGGCGTTAATCAGTCTTGGACTTTCAGGCAAGAGAGTGGCGATTATCAGTGAAAACCGCTATGAATGGACTGTGGCCTACCTGGCTGTAGTGAACGGCACGGGGGTAGTGGTACCTTTGGACAAGGATTTACCCGCAGCTGAAATAAAAAATCTGCTTCTCCGTTCAAAGGCCGATGCAGTGTTTTATTCCGGCGCCAAAAAAAATGAAGTGGAAACTATAGCCAGTGAATTGCCGAATCTGCAATATCTGATTTCTCTTGACGATACCCAGTCAAACGGCAGGATTGTGTCCTACAAATCGCTGATGGAAAAAGGTTTTGAACTGGTTAACGGCGGGGACAGAAGATTTATAGACGCGAAAGTGGACAGGGAAGGCATGAGTATTCTTCTGTTTACGTCCGGAACCACTGACAAAGCCAAAGCGGTTATGCTTTCACATAAAAATGTCTGTTCTAATCTTATGGATATGTGCTCCATGCTGTATATAGACCATAATGACGTTTTTCTACTTATTCTCCCGCTGCATCATACCTATGCATGTACATGCGGATTTCTGTGCCAGATATACCGCGGTTCCACGATTGCATTCTGTGAAGGGTTAAGGCATATCGTTAAAAACCTTAAGGAGTCAAAAACCACAGTCCTGCTGGCTGTGCCTCTTATACTTGAATCCATGTACAAGCGCATATGGGACCATGCGGCAAAGGATCCGAAACTTCTCAGAAAACTGAAACTCGGGCTGAAAATCAGCAAAATACTAAAGTCAATAGGAATTGACATTAGAAAAAAACTTTTCAAGCCTATTCACGATAACTTCGGCGGTTCGTTAAGGCTTTTCATAAGCGGCGGCGCGGCAATTGATCCCAAAGTGGTACAGGGCTTTCAGGATTTCGGTATTCACTGCGTTCAGGGTTACGGTTTAACCGAATGCTCGCCGATTATTGCACTGAACCGGGATGTGGATTACAGGAACAATGCGGCGGGCCTTCCTCTTCCTAACGTCAGGGTTAAAATTCATAACCCGAATGAGGAAGGAATAGGGGAAATAGTTGCCAAAGGACCGAATATAATGCTTGGATATTATGAGGATGAAAAACTTACAAAAGAAACGATAGTTGACGGATGGTTCCATACGGGTGACCTGGGTTATATTGATGAGGACGGTTTTCTGTATATTACGGGCAGAAAAAAGAACGTTATAGTCACAAAAAACGGTAAAAATATTTATCCCGAAGAAATTGAAACCCTTTTGAACCGAAGTCCGTTTATAGCCGAATGCGTGGTTTACGGAAGAGAGAGTGATTCCGACGGAGATATTGAAGTGGCCGCTGAAATATATCCTGACATGGAAAAGGTAAAAGAAGAGCTTGGAACCGAAAATCCCGACGAAGAACAGGTACGTAAACTCATAGAGGAAGAGGTTCATAAGGTAAACAGGACGCTGGTGCTTTATAAGTATGTCCGACATATAACAATAAGGGATACCGAATTCGAAAAAACCACTTCAAAGAAAATTAAAAGGAAATACGACAGCAAAAAATAAAGCGACAGAAAAACATACCCCCGAAAGACCGAACCAAAATCCGGCAGTCGGGGGTGTTTTTTATGCAGGTTAAATACAGTAAATACTTATACATTAAACCTGAACAGCGTTACGTCTCCGTCCTGCATCACATAATCCTTTCCTTCGGAACGGACAAGGCCCATTTCTTTCGCTGCGGTGTAAGAACCCGCTTTTATCAGATCCTCATACGCTACAACTTCGGCACGGATAAAGCCCCGCTCAAAGTCGCTGTGGATTTTGCCCGCGGCCTGCGGTGCTTTCGTCCCTTTCTTAATTGTCCACGCCCGCACTTCTGTTTCGCCTGCCGTTAAGAAGCTTATCAGGCCCAAAAGTTTGTAACTTGCCTTTATCAAACGATCAAGCCCGGATTCTCCAATGCCCAGCTCGGAAAGAAAGGCTTTTTTTTCACTGTCATCCAGCTGGGCAATTTCTTCTTCAATTCTGGCACAGATGGTTATAACCTCTGCTTTTTCCTTTGCTGCATATGCCTTAAGCTCTCTGACATAGGGATTGGCATCGGGGTTTTTTATGTCATCTTCGGATATATTGGCGCAGTACAGCATGGGTTTCGCCGTTAGAAGAAACAGCTGTTCGGCGTATTTTTCCCATTCCTCGTCGATTTTCATTGTACGGACGGGCTGATTGGATTCAAGGTGTTGTTTAATGCTTTCAAGAAACTCAAGCTCTTCCTGATATTTTTTCTCGCCTGATTTGGCCTGTTTTTTTACTTTGTCCATCCGCCTTTCCAGAACCTCCAGATCGGCAAAGATCAGTTCCAGGTTAATTGTTTCAATATCCCGTACAGGGCCAATGGAACCGTCGACATGTACTATATTCGGATCCTCAAAACATCTTACCACGTGAACGATGGCATCGACTTCGCGAATATGGGACAGAAACTTGTTTCCAAGCCCTTCACCCTTGCTTGCGCCTTTTACCAGCCCTGCAATGTCCACAAATTCTATCGTGGCGGGGGTTACCTTTTTGGGCTTATACATTTCGGCCAGTTTGTCAAGGCGCTCATCAGGCACGTTTACAACTCCTATATTGGGATCTATTGTACAAAAGGGATAATTGGCGCATTCAGCGCCTGCCTTTGTAATTGCATTAAACAGCGTGCTTTTTCCGACGTTTGGAAGCCCTACTATTCCAAGTTTCATTTTATTCTTCCTTTCGTAATGTTTGGATATTTAGCTCTAAGAAGGTATTATAACGAATATGATCTGTTTTGTTAAGAATAAAATCCGAACTTTTATTTTATTCTCACTCCGTAAATTTTTTTAGCGTAAGTTCCCACAACCACCATATCGTTGTATACCGCCGGCGACGCTTCAACGTTTTCGCCCACCGATACGGAATACAGTATCTTCCCGTCGGAAGGATCCATAAGATGCATCATACCTGCAAAATCACAAAAAATCATATAGGTTTTTCCGTCAGCGGACAAAAAGTCCACAGGGGAACTCCAGCTGTAATTTTCAAGTTTTCTAACCCACACTTCCTCCCCTGTTTTTTTGTCAAGAGCCACCATTTTCCCGCTTTTCCAGTCGGTTGTCTTGCAAATGCTGAAAATTACTATATCTGAAATGTCGTTTTTTCCTATTACGGGTGTTGACAGTAACCCTCCGTTGACTCCGGACTGATAGAGGCATTTATAGGATTTTTCCCATATCAGCTCTCCTGTCAGTGCGTTGAACTTGCGGAGCTGGCAGTCGATATATGCCGGCTGCTGTTTCCCGGCCGCCCGTAAGTCCACTTCATTGCCTGTGTACAGGAAAACTCCGGCTTCGGTTTCTTCAATTACCAGTGTGGCATCGGTGTCGTCTTCCAGGTTTGCTATCCATACGGGTTCGAGGGTGTTAATGTCGATGCACTGTAAAAGCCCGCCATTGTCAGCAAGGTACAGGTAATTTTTATAAAACGCCGGCGAATTCTCGAAACCGATGTTCTGATGAAAAACACCTTTGTATCTGTATTTGGTTATTTCGGGATTTACTGAAAGTTCGCCGGTTTGTCTGTTGAAATACGTATTCATTTTAATTCTGTATAAAATTCCGTTTTCGCCCGGCTGAATCAAAGTATCTGTTTCCTTGTGCAGAAGAGGGGACGGATCAAAAGCTCCCCAAAGCCGGAAAGCCTCGGGAGTTGTTCCGGTGATTGAAAAAAGTTCGGTCTGATCAATAAGGCTGAATATTCTGAATTTATGATGACCGAATTTTTCACCGTTCTGATTTAATCCCTGTCCTGTGTAGAGAATGGGATATCCTCTCGGATCTATCATTCCCGTCCCCTTTGTGGAAAAACCTATATATATCGGGTCCCTTGTGGGTTGGCCGTTTTCAAGATTCAAAAAATATATGTTTCCGTCGAGGGTTGGATATATTACTTCCACAAGATCGGTGTTTTTATATTCAGGCTTTATATTCATTAATTTTCTGATGTCCTCATCCCAATGAACAATTAGCGGCTGCCCCGTCCATCCGACACCCGGCCAGTATGAGCCATTTGCGCTTACCGAGCCTATATCCTTTATCCATACAATTTCAAGTTTTTTTTCGATAACGTTTCTTGTGCCGTAGGCGGCGCTGTTACGGTAATGATTCCCGCGGAAAGTGGTGATTCCTTCAACATCGGTGTAATTTTCATCGGAACCGAAATAAATTCCGGGATTTTCAACATCAGAAATTACAATGTCGTAGCCATAAAAGTGCCAGTATTTCAGAACAGTATCACCAAATTTTTTCTCTTTGGCGTATTCCGTGAAAGCATTGCTTCCGTCGTATATGGGAGGAATTTCGGGATTTACGTCTCTAGGATCAATATCATTAAAGTTGTATTCGGGAGTTACCGTTTTAATTGTAAAATCGGCGGATGATGTTTTTTCTGCCTGTGCTTCGGCAAGTGATTTTTGGTCATTAGCGCCGGAAGGCGCTGATGTAATGCCGTTGCCGTTTGTATTTGTATCCGGCCGTTCTTTCGATGTCAAAACAAGCGATAGGATTGCTGTGATTATCAAAATAAATAAAATGAGTATTTTTTTGATTATAACTTTCATATGAATACCTTCTTTCATCCTTTGGGATAATTTTTGACGAATTTATAATTATCCCCATGAATGGTCTTTTTTATTCGTTACCGATCACATGGCTTATTTTGAATTTGTTTTTTGGAAAATGTAATTGATTTCATATATCGGAATTCTGTCTGATGTTTACGTGGAAATATTATTTTTTTTTGGTTTGTTGTTCAGGCTTCAATTGACAGGGGTTTTGCTTTATAGTAATATTATACATGTGATTTGGCAATTTAATCTATTTCTTTGTTCAATTTGTACAAAAAAGAAGAAAGGGGCTTGTATAATTTGTAAAACTGATTTTTAAGACTGTAGTATGAATATATAGGCATATGTTTTTATATGCCTGTATATTTATATATAAAGGTTTAGGGGACAAGCTCAAAATTCAGGGGGTGCCAGTTATGTTATTAAAAAAATGGTGGTTTTATGTTATCGTGGCGGTTGTTTTAATTATTCTGGCTGTGCCGCTGTCGATAATAATAAGGCTGAACAGCTCGGCCTATGACGATTTGAGTTTCACCTATGTGCACTACGATGATCTGCTGAGTGAAATCGCCAAAAAACATTTATACTATGACGCATCAACCAGAACAGTGGAAATTGAAATCA from Thermoclostridium stercorarium subsp. stercorarium DSM 8532 harbors:
- a CDS encoding Crp/Fnr family transcriptional regulator, producing the protein MVVIKNKWEDVLASSLLFSDIEKEDIGKMLACLNPKEESFVRGEFVAQAGQPMRGLGLLVDGSLSVIKESVNGNRIIMNILKPGDLFGEMAVFSNKKIWPASISALVLSTVLFISPDKIVGRCSNACSFHKQLTMNMLKILSEKAMHLNRKVEYMSIRGMREKLCTFFWELSREQGSLLIKIPMKRNEMADFLNISRPSMSREMGRMRDEGIIDFHLSTVKILDPEKLAEYVR
- a CDS encoding AMP-dependent synthetase/ligase is translated as MKNIPLYEVRPISTLKDMLESSARLYADKAAFLVKTEEGGSYKPITFEQYLNDVNALGTALISLGLSGKRVAIISENRYEWTVAYLAVVNGTGVVVPLDKDLPAAEIKNLLLRSKADAVFYSGAKKNEVETIASELPNLQYLISLDDTQSNGRIVSYKSLMEKGFELVNGGDRRFIDAKVDREGMSILLFTSGTTDKAKAVMLSHKNVCSNLMDMCSMLYIDHNDVFLLILPLHHTYACTCGFLCQIYRGSTIAFCEGLRHIVKNLKESKTTVLLAVPLILESMYKRIWDHAAKDPKLLRKLKLGLKISKILKSIGIDIRKKLFKPIHDNFGGSLRLFISGGAAIDPKVVQGFQDFGIHCVQGYGLTECSPIIALNRDVDYRNNAAGLPLPNVRVKIHNPNEEGIGEIVAKGPNIMLGYYEDEKLTKETIVDGWFHTGDLGYIDEDGFLYITGRKKNVIVTKNGKNIYPEEIETLLNRSPFIAECVVYGRESDSDGDIEVAAEIYPDMEKVKEELGTENPDEEQVRKLIEEEVHKVNRTLVLYKYVRHITIRDTEFEKTTSKKIKRKYDSKK
- the ychF gene encoding redox-regulated ATPase YchF is translated as MKLGIVGLPNVGKSTLFNAITKAGAECANYPFCTIDPNIGVVNVPDERLDKLAEMYKPKKVTPATIEFVDIAGLVKGASKGEGLGNKFLSHIREVDAIVHVVRCFEDPNIVHVDGSIGPVRDIETINLELIFADLEVLERRMDKVKKQAKSGEKKYQEELEFLESIKQHLESNQPVRTMKIDEEWEKYAEQLFLLTAKPMLYCANISEDDIKNPDANPYVRELKAYAAKEKAEVITICARIEEEIAQLDDSEKKAFLSELGIGESGLDRLIKASYKLLGLISFLTAGETEVRAWTIKKGTKAPQAAGKIHSDFERGFIRAEVVAYEDLIKAGSYTAAKEMGLVRSEGKDYVMQDGDVTLFRFNV
- a CDS encoding PQQ-binding-like beta-propeller repeat protein; translation: MKVIIKKILILFILIITAILSLVLTSKERPDTNTNGNGITSAPSGANDQKSLAEAQAEKTSSADFTIKTVTPEYNFNDIDPRDVNPEIPPIYDGSNAFTEYAKEKKFGDTVLKYWHFYGYDIVISDVENPGIYFGSDENYTDVEGITTFRGNHYRNSAAYGTRNVIEKKLEIVWIKDIGSVSANGSYWPGVGWTGQPLIVHWDEDIRKLMNIKPEYKNTDLVEVIYPTLDGNIYFLNLENGQPTRDPIYIGFSTKGTGMIDPRGYPILYTGQGLNQNGEKFGHHKFRIFSLIDQTELFSITGTTPEAFRLWGAFDPSPLLHKETDTLIQPGENGILYRIKMNTYFNRQTGELSVNPEITKYRYKGVFHQNIGFENSPAFYKNYLYLADNGGLLQCIDINTLEPVWIANLEDDTDATLVIEETEAGVFLYTGNEVDLRAAGKQQPAYIDCQLRKFNALTGELIWEKSYKCLYQSGVNGGLLSTPVIGKNDISDIVIFSICKTTDWKSGKMVALDKKTGEEVWVRKLENYSWSSPVDFLSADGKTYMIFCDFAGMMHLMDPSDGKILYSVSVGENVEASPAVYNDMVVVGTYAKKIYGVRIK